Proteins encoded by one window of Pelecanus crispus isolate bPelCri1 chromosome 8, bPelCri1.pri, whole genome shotgun sequence:
- the CA7 gene encoding carbonic anhydrase 7 — MTALHSWGYGQDDGPSEWHKSYPIAKGNRQSPIDIVSARAVYDPNLKPLVISYESCTSLNISNNGHSVMVEFEDTDDKTAISGGPFENPFRLKQFHFHWGTKHSQGSEHTIDGKPFPCELHLVHWNAKKYATFGEAAAAPDGLAVVGVFLEIGKEHANMNRLTDALYMVKFKGAKAQFKSFNPKCLLPLSLDYWTYLGSLTTPPLNESVTWIVLKEPIRISEKQLEKFRMLFFTDEEDQRIQMVNNFRPPQPLKGRVVRASFKA, encoded by the exons gaCCTTCAGAGTGGCACAAATCTTATCCTATTGCCAAAGGGAACCGGCAGTCACCTATTGATATAGTTTCTGCAAGAGCAGTTTATGACCCTAATCTGAAGCCACTTGTTATCTCCTATGAATCATGTACATCTCTCAACATCTCCAACAATGGCCATTCGGTTATGGTTGAGTTTGAAGATACTGATGACAAGACAG cAATCAGTGGCGGTCCCTTTGAGAATCCATTTCGGCTAAAGCAGTTTCACTTTCACTGGGGCACAAAGCACAGCCAGGGATCGGAGCATACAATTGATGGCAAACCTTTTCCATGTGAG ctCCACTTAGTTCACTGGAATGCCAAAAAATATGCAACAtttggagaagcagcagcagctccagatGGCTTGGCAGTAGTTGGTGTTTTCTTGGAG aTTGGGAAAGAACATGCCAATATGAACAGACTCACTGATGCTCTGTACATGGTAAAATTTAAA ggagcAAAAGCTCAATTTAAAAGCTTCAATCCCAAATGTCTCCTGCCTTTGAGTCTAGATTATTGGACATACCTTGGTTCTTTGACAACACCACCCCTTAATGAGAGTGTAACATGGATAGTGTTGAAAGAACCCATCAGAATTTCTGAGAAACAG CTGGAGAAATTCCGCATGCTCTTCTTCACTGATGAGGAAGACCAGAGGATCCAAATGGTGAATAATTTTCGCCCCCCTCAGCCTCTTAAGGGGAGAGTAGTTCGAGCTTCCTTCAAGGCCTGA